A DNA window from Antricoccus suffuscus contains the following coding sequences:
- a CDS encoding TIGR00730 family Rossman fold protein: MGMTSVDPDRIRDNPQERQRGPVLLRGDQVSPGTTDQRLLDQRGPSDWVHADPWRVLRIQSEFVEGFGLLSEVPTAVSVFGSARTKPDDPTYKATERLGAALAKAGYAVITGGGPGAMEAANKGAQQAGGLSIGLGIELPFEQQLNDWVDLGINFRYFFVRKTMFVKYAQAFVIMPGGFGTLDELFEAVTLVQTGKITRFPIVLYGTEYWGGLVDWIRSTLMAEGKISPGDDELLHLTDDIDEAVQLIVDSQRKSAGNEA, encoded by the coding sequence ATGGGCATGACATCTGTAGATCCAGATCGCATTCGAGACAATCCACAAGAACGCCAGCGTGGACCGGTCCTGCTGCGAGGTGACCAAGTCTCGCCGGGTACGACGGACCAGCGGTTGCTCGACCAACGCGGCCCGAGCGACTGGGTGCATGCCGATCCATGGCGCGTTTTGCGGATCCAGTCCGAATTCGTTGAGGGATTTGGCTTGCTGTCCGAAGTGCCGACTGCCGTGTCTGTCTTCGGGTCGGCGCGCACGAAGCCAGATGACCCGACGTACAAGGCAACCGAGCGGCTTGGCGCGGCGTTGGCGAAGGCGGGCTATGCAGTCATCACCGGCGGCGGACCCGGTGCGATGGAGGCAGCCAACAAAGGTGCCCAGCAGGCGGGGGGTCTTAGTATCGGACTCGGCATCGAGTTGCCCTTCGAGCAGCAGTTGAACGACTGGGTCGACCTGGGCATCAACTTCCGCTACTTCTTCGTGCGCAAGACGATGTTTGTGAAGTACGCGCAGGCGTTCGTGATCATGCCCGGTGGGTTCGGCACGCTGGACGAGTTGTTTGAGGCCGTCACCCTCGTGCAGACCGGCAAGATCACCCGATTCCCGATCGTGCTGTACGGCACCGAATATTGGGGAGGTCTCGTCGATTGGATTCGCAGCACGCTGATGGCGGAGGGCAAGATTAGTCCTGGCGACGACGAACTGCTCCATTTGACCGATGACATCGACGAGGCCGTGCAGTTGATCGTCGATTCGCAACGCAAGAGCGCCGGCAACGAGGCATGA
- a CDS encoding TIGR00730 family Rossman fold protein, giving the protein MTDERFAVCVYCSSSKGIDPAIVDLAAEVGTALARERMIVVSGGGGVSCMGALVRAARAAGGRTEGIITEFLVDLEVADRESDELVVTSSMRERKAEMDRRSDAFVILPGGLGTLEELFEIWTTRGLGEHNRPLYVVDPQGIFDPLFAALQGLCERGLIKPEAFSALQVVRDVPTLIELLRSARA; this is encoded by the coding sequence ATGACGGACGAACGATTCGCGGTCTGTGTCTACTGCTCGTCGTCGAAGGGCATCGATCCGGCGATCGTCGACCTTGCGGCTGAGGTGGGTACGGCGCTCGCTCGTGAACGCATGATCGTCGTGAGCGGTGGCGGTGGAGTGTCCTGCATGGGCGCGCTCGTACGAGCGGCCCGCGCGGCAGGCGGCCGCACCGAAGGCATCATCACCGAGTTCCTAGTCGATCTCGAGGTTGCCGATCGAGAGAGCGACGAGCTGGTCGTCACCTCTTCGATGCGCGAGCGCAAGGCCGAGATGGACCGCAGGTCCGATGCGTTTGTCATCTTGCCCGGCGGCCTAGGGACGCTGGAAGAGCTGTTCGAGATTTGGACAACGCGCGGACTGGGTGAGCACAATCGACCGTTGTATGTCGTAGACCCCCAGGGGATTTTCGATCCGCTGTTCGCGGCGTTGCAGGGCTTGTGCGAGCGCGGTCTCATCAAGCCGGAGGCATTCTCGGCGCTTCAGGTAGTGCGCGATGTGCCGACGCTCATCGAACTGCTCCGGTCTGCGCGCGCCTGA
- a CDS encoding VOC family protein: MGTILNPYLNFRGTARQAMEFYQSVFGGQLDISTFADLGASEDPAEKDQIMHSMLSTDNGLTLMGADVPAHMEFTPGSAMSVSLSGEDDAELRGYWEKISADGTVLEQLAQAPWGDSFGMCIDKYGVSWLVNIAGAKA, encoded by the coding sequence ATGGGCACCATCCTCAACCCGTACCTGAATTTCCGTGGCACCGCCCGTCAGGCAATGGAGTTCTACCAATCTGTCTTTGGCGGGCAGCTTGACATCAGCACCTTCGCCGACTTGGGAGCAAGCGAAGACCCTGCGGAGAAGGACCAGATCATGCACTCCATGCTCAGCACCGATAACGGCCTCACCTTGATGGGCGCCGACGTACCGGCGCATATGGAATTCACGCCGGGTAGCGCCATGTCCGTTTCGCTGAGCGGTGAGGACGATGCCGAGCTGCGAGGCTACTGGGAGAAGATCTCCGCCGACGGCACGGTGCTCGAGCAGCTGGCGCAGGCGCCGTGGGGCGACAGTTTCGGCATGTGTATCGACAAGTACGGCGTGAGCTGGCTGGTCAACATCGCCGGCGCCAAGGCCTAA
- a CDS encoding DivIVA domain-containing protein, producing the protein MGEFLWVFFGLIVVSGLLYFVITVVFGPGEERVDSSPDSSPVVLPHGRVLAPEDLDKVRLPVAFRGYRMAEVDALLDRLSEELAIRDALARSPQPLGHDDSPEDPPPVP; encoded by the coding sequence GTGGGCGAGTTTCTCTGGGTTTTCTTCGGGCTGATTGTGGTGTCTGGCCTGCTCTACTTCGTCATCACCGTTGTGTTCGGCCCTGGCGAGGAGCGGGTGGACAGTTCGCCAGACTCGTCGCCGGTGGTGCTGCCGCACGGCCGGGTGCTGGCGCCCGAGGACCTCGATAAGGTCCGGTTGCCGGTGGCGTTTCGTGGCTATCGGATGGCCGAGGTCGACGCTTTGCTCGATCGTCTTAGCGAAGAGTTGGCGATCCGGGACGCGCTCGCGCGCTCGCCGCAGCCTCTCGGGCACGACGACTCACCGGAGGACCCGCCGCCAGTTCCATAG
- the folP gene encoding dihydropteroate synthase, with protein sequence MGLRLGARTVADTDLLVMAIVNRTPDSFYDGGETFGLQAAIDKATRAVDEGADIVDIGGVKAGPGEEVTVQMEIDRVGPVVVALRERHPAIVISVDTYRADVAREVIALGCDLVNEAWGGADPQIASVVAETGAALVCSHAGGLPPRTDPDRPQYDDVVADVINTCTSLADKAVAAGVRRDGILIDPCHDFGKNTFHSLEITRRLDELVATGWPVLVALSNKDFVGESLDVGLYDRLPGTLAATVYSAMKGAQVFRAHNVVETRQALDMVSVIRGDRPPKNARRAL encoded by the coding sequence ATGGGACTTCGCCTCGGAGCGCGAACCGTCGCCGACACCGACCTGTTGGTGATGGCCATCGTCAACCGAACTCCGGACTCGTTCTATGACGGCGGCGAGACCTTCGGGCTGCAGGCGGCGATTGACAAGGCGACCCGTGCGGTCGACGAGGGCGCGGACATCGTCGATATCGGCGGCGTCAAGGCCGGGCCAGGCGAGGAGGTCACCGTGCAGATGGAGATCGATCGAGTCGGTCCCGTCGTGGTCGCGCTCCGCGAACGGCACCCGGCGATTGTCATCAGTGTCGACACCTACCGGGCGGATGTCGCGCGCGAAGTGATCGCGCTGGGCTGCGACCTGGTGAACGAGGCTTGGGGCGGCGCGGATCCGCAGATCGCATCGGTCGTCGCCGAGACAGGGGCTGCGTTGGTCTGCTCGCACGCCGGCGGGCTGCCCCCGCGCACCGATCCGGACCGGCCGCAGTACGACGATGTCGTCGCCGACGTGATCAACACGTGCACATCACTGGCCGACAAAGCGGTTGCGGCCGGCGTGCGCCGTGACGGCATCCTGATCGACCCGTGCCACGACTTCGGCAAGAACACCTTCCACTCACTGGAAATCACCCGCCGACTCGACGAGCTGGTCGCCACCGGATGGCCGGTCCTGGTCGCTTTGTCCAATAAGGACTTCGTCGGCGAGTCCCTCGATGTCGGGCTCTATGACCGGTTACCGGGAACCCTCGCGGCCACGGTCTACTCCGCGATGAAGGGCGCTCAGGTTTTCCGTGCGCATAATGTTGTAGAGACGCGACAAGCGCTCGACATGGTCTCGGTCATACGTGGCGATCGTCCGCCGAAGAATGCTCGCCGCGCTCTCTAA
- the wrbA gene encoding NAD(P)H:quinone oxidoreductase codes for MTEEDSFQTTYLGGAERGRRDDLTTSVTPTRPPRKTVTPKGFDADDNPLRVAVIYYSATGIVHQLAQSVAQGARDAGGSVRVVRVRETVSRDIIGANPLWDAHVRETASVPIATTDDVQYADVVLLGTPTRFGNVSSQLQAFIDTWGQMWGDGAIEDKVFAAFTSSATHHGGQEGTIQAIYRMVCHLGGIVVPPGYTEPSQFITGNPYGASHTSNNGQIPPDADALQSAWVTGNRATRVARALRLGTEILNR; via the coding sequence GTGACAGAGGAAGACTCCTTCCAGACGACCTACCTCGGCGGCGCCGAGCGCGGGCGGCGAGATGACCTGACAACGTCCGTCACCCCAACGCGACCTCCTCGCAAAACGGTGACTCCCAAGGGTTTCGACGCCGACGACAACCCGTTGCGGGTAGCGGTGATCTATTACAGCGCGACCGGAATCGTGCACCAACTCGCGCAATCTGTCGCGCAAGGCGCGCGGGACGCGGGCGGCAGCGTACGCGTCGTACGAGTGCGCGAAACCGTGTCGCGCGACATCATCGGCGCCAACCCACTCTGGGACGCACACGTTCGGGAAACCGCCTCCGTGCCAATCGCGACGACCGACGACGTTCAGTACGCCGACGTCGTCCTGCTCGGTACGCCGACCCGATTCGGCAACGTTTCCTCGCAACTGCAGGCTTTCATCGATACCTGGGGTCAGATGTGGGGTGATGGCGCTATCGAGGACAAGGTGTTCGCGGCTTTCACATCATCGGCAACTCACCATGGCGGGCAGGAAGGCACCATCCAGGCGATCTACCGGATGGTGTGCCACCTCGGCGGCATCGTCGTACCGCCTGGTTATACCGAGCCGAGCCAGTTCATTACCGGAAACCCGTACGGCGCATCTCATACATCCAACAATGGACAAATTCCTCCGGACGCGGATGCCCTGCAGAGTGCATGGGTCACCGGTAACCGAGCGACCCGAGTGGCACGTGCGCTACGTCTCGGAACCGA